Genomic DNA from Borreliella burgdorferi B31:
GAGTAAAATAATCTTCTAAGTCGATTGTCTTTTAACATAAAGTCAATATTATTGTCTTTTTTTTCTGTGAATAAAGTTTTATTTATTCCAAATTGATCATTAGGTTCGATTTTTTGAATATCCGTGTTTATTGTTTGAGCAAACATTTCGATATTTGGACCTATTTTATTAATCAATTTTTCATTCTCATCAAATTCTTGTGCAATTTTTTTAATTATTTTTTCTTTTTCATTTTTAAAGAACTGGCTTTGTTGTAAGTTTTGAAGATTTTGGGTGCTTACAATCTTTTCTGTTTTTTGTAAAACTTTAATTTTTCCAAGTTTAATAGGGCTTGATTGTAATTCACTTATCGCTTCTGTGTTGTTTGATTTAGAATAAAAAGAGCATGAGAACAGTAAAGTTATTTGAAACAGTTTTAACGTTTTCCAAATTTTGTTTCTTTTCAAAACGTAATCCTTAAAAAAAATTAATCATTAGTTTTATTTGGCAAGCTCAATATTTTTGATTTCTAATATAAATATATTTCAATTTGTTTAATTTTCAATGTTTTTTTATACATTTAAAATACAAATTAATAAATTAATTGTTTAAAATATTTTTTTTAAAAAAACTTAAAATATTTCGTTTGGTTTTTTGAATTTGTTAG
This window encodes:
- a CDS encoding complement regulator-acquiring protein; translated protein: MKRNKIWKTLKLFQITLLFSCSFYSKSNNTEAISELQSSPIKLGKIKVLQKTEKIVSTQNLQNLQQSQFFKNEKEKIIKKIAQEFDENEKLINKIGPNIEMFAQTINTDIQKIEPNDQFGINKTLFTEKKDNNIDFMLKDNRLRRLFYSSLNYDENKIKKLATILAQTSSSNDYHYTLIGLIFWTGFKIQEAFESAVNILTKDEQKRLIFNFRTKTVKEIQENFEKLMQERNSWIKIVDNIIGEYDKNTGGCKADGKILGEVIRVGYEHELDSNKSMQILNNIETPLKTCCDHIHY